Proteins from one Globicephala melas chromosome 21, mGloMel1.2, whole genome shotgun sequence genomic window:
- the LOC115838769 gene encoding immunoglobulin-binding protein 1-like, with amino-acid sequence MATAGDELLLPRLPKLFETSKQLLDEVEVATEPTGSRIIQDKVFKGLDLLKKAAEMLLELDLFSRNEDLEEIASTDLKYLMVPAFQGAFAMKQVNPSKRLDHLQWAREHFLNYLTQCRYYHVAEFELPKTKANSAENNTADSSMAYPSLVAMASQRQAKIERYKQKKEVEHRLSALKSAVESGQADDECVREYYLLHLRRWIGISLEEIESIDQEIKILRGKDSSKEASTSHSSRQDRPPMKPFVLTRNMAQAKVFGAGYPSLASMTVNDWYEQHRKFGALPDQGIAKKTSEFKTAAQQQDQEQEEEDDEQAVHRAREWDDWKDTHPRGYGNRQNMG; translated from the coding sequence ATGGCAACAGCCGGAGACGAGTTGCTGCTGCCGCGGCTCCCCAAGCTGTTCGAAACCAGCAAGCAGCTTCTGGACGAAGTGGAAGTCGCGACTGAACCCACCGGCTCCCGGATTATCCAAGATAAGGTGTTCAAGGGACTGGACCTCCTGAAGAAGGCTGCCGAAATGTTACTGGAGCTCGACTTGTTCAGCCGAAATGAAGATTTGGAAGAGATTGCTTCCACCGATCTGAAGTACCTGATGGTGCCAGCATTTCAAGGAGCATTCGCCATGAAACAAGTCAACCCCAGCAAGCGTCTAGATCATTTGCAGTGGGCTCGAGAACACTTTTTAAACTACTTAACTCAGTGCCGATACTATCATGTGGCAGAGTTTGAGCTGCCCAAAACCAAGGCCAACTCTGCTGAAAATAACACTGCTGATTCCTCCATGGCCTATCCTAGCCTCGTTGCTATGGCATCTCAGAGACAGGCTAAAATAGAGAGATACAAGCAGAAGAAGGAGGTGGAGCATAGGTTGTCTGCACTGAAATCTGCTGTGGAAAGTGGTCAAGCAGATGATGAGTGTGTTCGTGAATATTACCTCCTTCACCTTCGAAGGTGGATTGGTATCAGCTTAGAAGAGATTGAGAGCATTGACCAGGAGATAAAGATCTTGAGAGGAAAAGACTCTTCAAAAGAGGCATCAACTTCTCACTCATCTCGTCAGGACAGGCCTCCAATGAAACCGTTTGTTCTCACTCGGAACATGGCCCAAGCCAAAGTATTTGGAGCTGGTTATCCAAGTCTGGCATCTATGACAGTGAATGACTGGTATGAACAGCATCGGAAATTTGGAGCATTACCTGATCAGGGTATAGCCAAGAAAACATCAGAGTTCAAAACAGCAGCTCAGCAACAAGATCAGGAACAGGAGGAAGAGGATGATGAACAGGCAGTCCACAGAGCTCGGGAGTGGGATGACTGGAAGGACACCCATCCTAGGGGCTATGGCAACCGACAGAACATGGGTTAG